The Marivirga tractuosa DSM 4126 genome contains the following window.
TTCTCCAAAAAGAATAGAGACCTCCTTTTCAACATCCAATACTTTTCTATTATTGACATAGCTATCGCTTGAAAGGCTTAAATCCAACAATAATGTTAAGGAAAGGTCTTTTTCTTTTTTCCTGTTGTCAACATAGATATTCTCATCAGGCGATTTTTTGGCTTGAATATCAGTATAGAAATCCACCAAAGCATCAAGGTCAAAATTGCCTCCTGAAGTAAGCCTCTTTTGTTGTCGGGCTTTGTTGTTAATGGATGCGACCATCTTTCTTAAAGAATTCAATACACTTTTATTCTTCTGGATGGTATTTTGATAATAATGAATATCTGTTTCCTTCAAAAAATCAGGAAATAGTTTACAAAAATCCCTTTTATAGCTATTGGTTTTAAAATTCCATTCATCATAAGGAATATAAAAGGAATCACTCTCTTTTTCCGCACTTTCAGCTATGGTAGTTTGCTCTACGAAATCTGCCTGATAGACAGAATGAACGGCTTCATCAACCCGTACCGTTTGTCGCATTTTAAGTTCTTCCAATGCGTCTTGATGCTTTTCTAACTCATCTGATCCATCAAAATCTCGCCATACGCCATCATGCTCCTCTGCAGTTTCTACTTTTTCAAAATTGTGTAGAAGCACATAATCTTCCTGTTGCTTTTTGTCTATGGTGAGACTTTTAATCTCTTCTACTGCCTTGGTTTTTATGATGGTATCTGCCTTATCTTGGGCTTGGTGCAATTTGTTGTCAAAGTTCTCTAGTTTGTCAGGATCTTGCTCGTTTTTATGTGGCTTCATCCATTTGCCATAAAGCATGTGAAAGACTAGCGGTTGATTAGCTTCAGACTTGTCCTTAAAAAACTGGTAAAAATTAGCGTGTAATTCTTCTGCTATTGGAAATTCTGCAAAAAGCTCCGGCAAAATCTCTTCTGCACTTTGAGCGGCCATTTTCCTTGAAAGTAGAAGGTCATCTTCAGGATATTCCCAATTGATATTTTTTTCCTTTTGAACACATAAATAGATGAGTCTGAAAAAATAGAAAGAGAGATTTTCTTCTTTAGTCGATAATTCTGAAAAACTGATAGGTAGAAAGAAATTATTGCCCTTCCAGCCTCCCTCAGCTTCGGCAGGGTAGATTTCTATAGCACTTCCGGTGATAGCACGTGCTAGTAAAGTAAGCCTAGGTTTAATTTCATCCAGACTTACTTTTTGAGGAAGCTGCTCATTCTCTTTTGCTTTCTTATTTTTGAAGTATTTGGCTACCTTACCAAATATCCATTCATCCGGCTCAAATCCCATGTCTTAAAATTTTAGAATGATCTATTTTGAATTACTCCATCAGTAGTTCAGTAAAGAATTTTGGGTGATTAAATCATTAAATCACATAGGTCTCTTAGTGATGTTGTAGTATGTTCATCATCAGAAAGTGGCTCTACTACCGCCACATGCATACTTTGTCTTTTCGCCAAACCACTCTTAATCAGAATAGAGGCGTCAACCAATAGTCTCGTTGAAACTGTTTCTGCCAAGCCTAATTCAGTCAGATTTCTGATTTTATTGCCGATGTTTACTATTTTCTTGGCATTGCTGTGGTCAATTCCACTTTCATTTTCCAAAATCATCATTTCAATATCCGCTTTAGGATAATCAAATGAGAGAGCAATAAATCGTTGTCTAGTGGAAGGCTTTAGTTCTTTATAACCTTTTTGATAACCTGGGTTATAAGAGGCTACCAGCATAAAATTTGGATCTGCTTTAATCGTTTCTCCCAATTTATCAATAAAAAGTTCACGTCTGTGGTCGGTCAAGGAGTGGATAGCCACAATTACATCTGGTCGGGCTTCTGCTACTTCATCCAGATATAGAATAGCACCTTCTTTCACTGCTTTCGAAAGTGGACCATCTATCCAAACGGTTTCAGCTCCTTTGATAATATACCTACCAATTAAATCTGTTGCTGATGTTTCCTCATGACAGCAAACTGTAATCAACTTTTGCTGAAGTTGTTCTGCCATGTATTCCACAAATCTCGATTTGCCACTTCCAGTAGGTCCTTTTAGCAAGAGCGGGATTTTGTTTTTAAAGCTATGTTCAAAAACTTCCTTTTCATTATTTATTTCCTGATAAAAAATTGAATTTTCCATCTTTTAAGTGTTTAAAGTGTTGAAGCAAAGAATTAATTTGTCTTATCAAGCGAAAATGAAAGGGCGGAGACTTTTTTGAGATTTTACATCACAAAAATGACAAGCAAACTCCGCGCCTTACAACCATCACTAACCACAATCTATGATACTAACTCTGCTTGATTTTTTTGATTACTCATCTTATCATTATCCTCATCAAAAGGATTTTCGCTTTCCAGAGCCTCATCCGTTGGCTTTCCATATTTGATGAATTCATATATGTAAAAACCTATT
Protein-coding sequences here:
- a CDS encoding CbbQ/NirQ/NorQ/GpvN family protein, producing MENSIFYQEINNEKEVFEHSFKNKIPLLLKGPTGSGKSRFVEYMAEQLQQKLITVCCHEETSATDLIGRYIIKGAETVWIDGPLSKAVKEGAILYLDEVAEARPDVIVAIHSLTDHRRELFIDKLGETIKADPNFMLVASYNPGYQKGYKELKPSTRQRFIALSFDYPKADIEMMILENESGIDHSNAKKIVNIGNKIRNLTELGLAETVSTRLLVDASILIKSGLAKRQSMHVAVVEPLSDDEHTTTSLRDLCDLMI
- a CDS encoding nitric oxide reductase activation protein NorD → MGFEPDEWIFGKVAKYFKNKKAKENEQLPQKVSLDEIKPRLTLLARAITGSAIEIYPAEAEGGWKGNNFFLPISFSELSTKEENLSFYFFRLIYLCVQKEKNINWEYPEDDLLLSRKMAAQSAEEILPELFAEFPIAEELHANFYQFFKDKSEANQPLVFHMLYGKWMKPHKNEQDPDKLENFDNKLHQAQDKADTIIKTKAVEEIKSLTIDKKQQEDYVLLHNFEKVETAEEHDGVWRDFDGSDELEKHQDALEELKMRQTVRVDEAVHSVYQADFVEQTTIAESAEKESDSFYIPYDEWNFKTNSYKRDFCKLFPDFLKETDIHYYQNTIQKNKSVLNSLRKMVASINNKARQQKRLTSGGNFDLDALVDFYTDIQAKKSPDENIYVDNRKKEKDLSLTLLLDLSLSSDSYVNNRKVLDVEKEVSILFGEILNEFNIDFCIDGFYSKTRNHSSYLTIKDFDEKWSNARYKVGAIAPSGYTRIGTALRHAGTRLQSRESQNKWVILLSDGKPNDYDRYEGKYGVQDVKQALKEFNQNNINSYAIAIESQAKYYLPQMFGQNHYQILSKPDDLIHSLVKLYTKIKNQ